The region CGCCGGTTCGCGCGCCAACTGATCCACCAAATCCTGATTGGCATGGCCTGGAATGTATTTGGAAATGAACGTGCCATAGATCGGACCGGCAATAATCGCAGTCGGCAGCGCCACGATCAGACCGTACAAAATGGTCTTGCCAATGTCGGCGCCAAACACCCCGATGGCCAGTAACGGCCCTGGGTGCGGCGGCACCAGACCGTGTACCGCCGACAAACCGGCCAGCAGCGGGATACCGATCTTGATAATCGAGACGCCGGTCCGCCGGGCGACGATGAACACCAGCGGAATCAGCAGCACGAAGCCGATTTCGAAGAACAGCGGAATGCCCACCAGAAACGCCGCAAACATCATGGCCCACTGCACGCGCTCTTTGCCGAACGCACGAATCAACGTTTGGGCAATCTGATCCGCCCCACCCGACTCGGCCATCATTTTGCCGAGCATGGTGCCAAGCGCCAGGATGATGCCGACAAAGCCCAGCACACCACCGAAGCCGTCCTGGAACGCTTTGAGGATGGTGCCCACCGGCATGCCCGAGGTCAGACCGAGAAAACCGGCGGCAATGATCAGCGCGATGAAGGGATGCAGCTTGAATTTGGTAATCAGGACGATAAGCCCAATCACCGTGACCACGGCATCCAACAGTAAAAACGTATCGTGGGACATGCCAAACATGGGGGTGTCTCCTGTTTGTTGTTGTTATGAAAGCGGTTATTCAGAAGCCGTCAGGACAGCGCTATCTCTTGGGGCAACACTTAAACCGGACGGTTCAATCCGTGTTCAAGCCACCAGGCATTGGCCTGCTCCGCCAGTTGTTCAACGCTATGCGTCGAGGCATCCAGCGCCAGGGTCAGCGGCTCGCCAACGGGTGACTCAAGGGTAGCGAACTGGCTGTCGATCAAGGTCGATGGCATGAAGTGCCCCGGACGATGGGACACGCGGTCGGCGGCCACTTCAGGGGTCAGTGCAAGGAACACGAAACCCAAGCCCGGCAAAGCACTGCGCAGCACTTCACGGTAACTGTGTTTGAGCGCCGAGCAGGTCAACACCGGGCGTTCGCCCTTGGCATCGACGCGGCGCAGTTCGTCGCACAGGCTGTCGAGCCAGCCGGCACGGTCTTCGTCATTCAGGGGGATGCCCGCGCTCATCTTTTCGATGTTGGCGGCCGGGTGAAAAGTGTCGCCTTCAATGGCTGTTGCGCCGCTGAGCTGGCACAGGGCCTGACTCACGCAGGTCTTGCCGCAACCGGCAACGCCCATGATGACCAGGGCGGTGATGGGATGATTCATGTAACACCTCAGCGCGCAGACAGCGCTACCTCTGACACCTGAAAAAGTTGTACAAAAGTAGAAATTGCCGACGCCTTCTTGTCATTTTTGTGGGTTGCAGCATGTGTGTTCCCAGCGCTAAAAAACGAGGTTCAGGCAAAACTCGCTTACGCATTTGCAGCCGCTTCGGGACAGCGCTACCTTAGTGCCTCGAATTTTGTTTGGCAAGCCGTCCGATGATCGCCCCTAAAAACGATAAGAATCCACGCACTACTGGCCGCCCGACCCTTAACGAAGTCGCACGCCTGGCCGGTGTCAGCCCGATCACCGCTTCGCGTGCCCTGCGCGGTGTCAGTACAGTGGCCACCGAGCTGGTGGAAAAAGTCCAGAAAGCCGCCCTCGACCTCAACTACGTGGTCAACCCTGCCGCTCGCGCCTTGGCTTCAGCGCAGAGCCATTCGGTCGTCGTATTAGTGCCGTCGCTGTCCAATTTGCTTTTCATCGACACCCTCGAAGCCATTCATCAGGTACTGCGGCCCAAGGGCTTCGAAGTGCTGATCGGCAACTTCCACTACTCACGTGATGAAGAAGAAAACCTGTTGCGCAACTACATGGCCTATCAGCCGCGCGGTTTGCTGCTGACCGGTTTCGACCGTACCGAAAGCTCGCGCCGGATGATCGAAGCAAGCAACATTCCCTGCGTATACATGATGGAACTGGACAGCGCGGCCGGCCTGAATTGTGTCGGCTTCTCGCAACTGGCTGCCGGCGAAACGGCAGCCGAGCATTTGCTGTCCCGTGGACGTAAACGCCTGGCTTACATTGGCGCGCAGCTCGACCAGCGCACGTTGTTGCGAGGCGAGGGCTTTCGCAGAGCGCTGCAAAAGGCTGGTTTGTATGACCCGGACCTGGAAGTGCTGACCCCGCGAGCATCCTCTGTTGGCTTAGGTGGCGAGCTGTTCCTGCAACTGATGGCCAGCCACCCTGATGTCGATGCGATCTTCTTCGGCAACGATGACCTGGCCCAGGGCGCCTTGCTTGAAGCGATGCGCAGCGCCATCAAGATTCCCCAGCAAGTGGCGATCCTCGGCTTCAACGACCTGCCAGCCTCGGCGCACATGGTGCCGCGACTGAGCAGCATCAGTACCCCGCGCGAAGCCATCGGCCGACGTTCGGCGGAGTTAATGCTGACGTTGCTGGCCGGCAATGCCGTGGCGAAACCGGTGCAAGACATGGGGTTTGAACTGAAGGTGCGCGAGAGTACGTAGCCTGATCGTTATCAGGTTCGGCGTCACAGCGATCACGCCTCGGACATGAGGCCGACGAAGGCCAACGCGCCTTTCTGCAACGGCTGGCTCTTGAGCCACACCGCATGCACTGGCAATAGCAAACCGTTCTCGATGTTGCGAAAGCTCAGGCGCTTGAGCCTGCCGGCGTCGAGCAACGGCTGCACCACCGACAACGGAAAATTGCCCCAGCCCAGCCCCGCCTCGACCATTTCCATGGCCACGGCCAATGTGTCCGTGCGCCAGTAAGACTCGCCCACCAGTGGCCGGGTTTCGCTGATTGGCAGGTCGCGGCTGGCGACGATGATCTGCCGCACTGACACCAAATCCTCCAGAAACAAATCCTGCCCCTCCAGCAGCGGATGATCCGCCGCCAGCGTCGCGATCACCCGTTCGGTGCCGACAAACTGAAACCGCTCCAGTGCGTTCACGCTCAACCCGGCAAAGGCCAGGCAAACGCTGACTCGACCGCTGTGAAGCATCGCCAGCACATCGTCCTGAGGTGCGCTGAGCACTTCAATATCCAGCAACGGATGACGCTCGGCGATGACCTTGATTGCCGCCATCAAGCGGCGCTTATCAATATCCGCGACCACCGCGATCGACAACCTGCTTTCCAGCCCCAGCGACAGCTCGACGGCATGCACCTGCAACTGCTTGAGCTGCTCGGCTATCAGCCGTGCATGTGGCACTAGCGCATTGGCCATTGCCGTAGGCACCGGCTCGCGGTGGCTGCGATCAAACAACAAGTAACCCAGCTCGGCTTCCAGGTTGGCGATGCCCATGCTCACGGCCGAGGGGACTTTGCCCAACGCCCGGGCCGCCGCCGAAAACGAACCGCGCTCAACCACCGCGAGGAACAACTCAATGCTGTCGCTGTTGAAATTCATCGACCGTCCTATCAAAAAAACTGAAAGCTACTGACTTTTTCTATCAGTAACATTGAAGCTATCTTTCGCCGCCTTCGCCAGCTCCTTTTCATAAACCTGGCATCCAGTGTTAAAAACGAGGCAATTCACATGCAAGGTGTTAAACGCAAACTGGTCTACGTGTCGCTGTACGAATTGATCGGCATGACCTTTTCCGCCCTGGGCCTGGCACTCTTGTCCGGTACTTCGCCCGACAGCACCGGCCCGCTCGCCGTGATCATCACCACCCTTGCCGTGACCTGGAACTTCATCTACACCTCACTCTTCGAGCGCTGGGAAAGCCGACAGCCCTCGCGCACTCGCACCGTCAAACGGCGTATCGCCCATGCTGCGGGCTTTCAGTTAACGTTGATCGTGTTCCTGATTCCCCTGATCGCCTGGTGGATGAACATCAGCCTGGTGCAGGCCTTCCTGCTGGACCTGGCGCTGATCATTTTCATCCCGTGCTACACCTTTGCGTTTAACTGGCTGTTCGACCGCACGTTCGGGCTGCCGGCATCGGCGTTACCAGACGCGGTGTAAACCGCAAGAGGGTCGCCCATTGAGGCAGACGCTGCTAAATTCCCCAAGCCTCGACCGCTAACGGAGTAGCTCAATGGAACATGCACTGAAGATTCTGGGTAAAGCGTCATCGATCAACGTCAGAAAAGTGCTGTGGACCTGTGAGGAGCTGGGTATTTCCTACGAGCGAGAGGACTGGGGAAGCGGTTTTGCCTCCACCCACAGCGCCGCTTTTCTCACGCTCAACCCCAATGCCCAAGTCCCGGTGATCATCGACGACGCGGGCGTGCTCTGGGAATCCAATACTATTTGCCGCTATCTGGCGGGCAAACACCAAAATACTGATCTGTTGCCGAACGAACCGGCGGCCCGCGCCCGCGTCGAGCAATGGATGGACTGGCAGGCCACTGAACTCAATCCGACCTGGCGCTATGCGTTTCCCGCGCTGGTGCGCCAAGACCCGGCGTTTCAGGAGCCGGCGCTGATCATCGCGGGCGTCCGTGGCTGGAATCAAACCATGGGCCTGTTGGAGCAACAATTGGCGATCACGGACGCCTACGTCGCCGGCCCCCACTTCACGCTCGCCGATATCGTGGTGGGGCTGTCAGTCAATCGCTGGCGCATGACCCCCATGGAGCGACCGCCCTACCCGGCCATCGATGACTACTGTCAACGGCTGGCCAAACGCCCCGGTTTCATGATGCACGCTTGTAACGGTGTGCCTTGAGCGCTGACCACGCGATCAATCCGCAAAATGTAAACCGTTAGTGCAATAACTCGGCAGATCTCGCCGCAAAACTGCCGAGTTTCACACGCATCCATTTCCGATAGCAGGCTAAGCTTGCCCTTCCATACGAATCGGACCCGCCCATGCCCGCTCACGTCCCGGCTGCCACTGCGCCCGCTACCATCGACCCCGTTCGCGCCGCCCACATTAGCGCCCGTATTGATCGACTGCCCGCCGTTGCGACAATCTGGCGGCTGGTGGCGTTACTGTCGATTGGCGGTTTTTTCGAACTCTATGACCTGTTTCAGACCGCCTACATCAGCCCCGGCCTGATCCGTGACGGTATTTTCGCCACCGGCAGTCAGGGTGTGTTTGGCTTTTCCGACCAGGCAGCGTTCGCCTCGGCGACGTTTCTCGGACTGTTCCTCGGTGCCAGCCTGCTCAGCCCGTTGGCCGACCGTTTCGGACGGCGGGCGATCTTTACCTTTGCCCTGATCGGGTACACCGTCGCCACCGTGCTGATGGGCATCCAAAGCTCAGCGCTGGGTATCATCGGCATGCGTTTGCTGGTGGGCATCGGCTTGGGTGTCGAACTGGTCACCATCGACGCGTACCTCTCCGAACTGGTGCCCAAGCGCATGCGCAGTTCAGCGTTCGCCTTTGCGTTCTTCGTGCAGTTTCTGTCGGTGCCAGCGGTGGCGCTGATGTCTTGGTGGCTGGTACCGCAGGCGCCATTCGGGGTTTCGGGCTGGCGTTTCGTGGTGCTGGCCAGCGCCGTGTTCGCGCTGTTCATCTGGTGGCTACGCTCGAAGCTGCCGGAATCCCCGCGCTGGCTGGCACAACGCGGGCGGCTTGAGGAAGCCAGCCAGATCCTCGATCGCATAGAAGCCCGTTGCGTGAGGGATCAGGGTCGGCCGTTGGACGAGCCAGAACTCGCGGCAGTGGGCATTCAAGGCCAGGGCCGTTTCGCCGATATCTGGCAGCCGCCCTATCGTCGTCGAGCGTTGATGCTGATCGTCTTCCACGTGTTTCAGGCGATCGGTTTTTTTGGGTTCGGCAACTGGCTACCGGCATTGCTCTCCGGCCAGGGCGTAAGCGTCACTCACAGCCTGATGTACGCCTTCATCATCACCCTCGCCTACCCGTTAGGTCCGTTGCTGTTTGTGAAGGTCGCCAACCGCTTCGAAAACAAGTGGCAGATCGTCGGCTCGGCGCTGGGCGCGATGACCTTCGGCACCCTGTTTGCCATTCAAACCAGCGCCTTTGGCCTGATCTTCTGCGGGGTAATGATCACCTTCTGTAACGCCTGGCTGAGCTTTGCCTACCACGCTTACCAAAGCGAACTGTTCCCCACCCACCTGCGCGCCCGCGCGGTGGGGTTCTGCTATTCGTTCAGTCGTTTGTCGACGGTGTTCAGCAGTTTGCTGATCGGCATCTTTCTAGAACACCTCGGTACGCCCGGCGTATTGGCGTTCATCGCAAGCAGCATGCTGATCGTGATGCTGACCATCGGCTACTTCGGTCCGAAAACGCGCAACTTGGCACTGGAGAACATTGCTCATCACTAACGCCACGCGGTTGCCTTCTGCCGCCCAGCGGCAAGGATTGACCGCTAAGGCGGCGCCATCGCCGCGTAAACAGGGCATGGAGGATAGGCACGCTAATTGCGTCTACAGACCCGACAGCAATTACCTACAGGCTTACCCATCATGTTGGTCAGTGCGCAGAAAACGCCCATCATTCAACACACCCAACGCTCGGACATGGACCCGACGACGGCCGCCGCCAGCGCGCTTTACAGCGGTTTGATCCAGAACGCGCAAAACACTGGCGCCCAAGCCACGCAGGGCAGTTCCTCTGTCCAGGCGTCCGGCCTGACCTCTGCGACCCAGCAGGTCAACGCCGCGAGCACCATCAGCGACAACGTCAATGAAGCGTTCGCAAAAACCCGTGTAGCCCTGCAAGCCGCTGTTCCGGCGGCGACTCAAGCCAAGTCCACTGACAGCACGGCCCTGGCCGACTTCAAGGACTACATGAGTAAAACGCCGGAACAGCAGATGCGTGACAGCATTCTGAAAGGAATGGGCATTACGCAGACCCAATTGAGTGCCATGCCGGCGGACCAACAACTGGCGATTGGTAAACAGATCACTCAAAGCATCGAAGACAAGATGAAACTGGCGCAAACCGATACCGCCAGCAGCAGCACCGATAAAGCCACCACGAATCAGCTCGCCGATAAGTTTCTGGCTTCGCTCTAATACGCCTGGCACCGCTGGAACGGGGCCCTTCACGGGCCCTTTTTAGTGGATCGATATCAGTTCAACTGCAACGTCGAATTGAACTGATTGATCGCATCCACCACGTGCCGTGACCCTTGTTGAATCTCCAGAATCACCTCCCCCGCCTCGTTCGCCAGCTCCACCCCAAGCCCGGTTCGGCTAAGGCTCGACTGCATGCTCGACACTGCACTCAATGACAAATCGTGGTTCTTGCGCACCACGTCGACGATCTCCAGCGTCGCCTGGCTCGTTCGGGCCGCAAGGGTGCGTACTTCGTCGGCAACCACTGCAAAACCCCGCCCATGCTCACCTGCCCGGGCCGCTTCGATGGCCGCGTTGAGTGCCAGCAGGTTGGTCTGATCGGCGATGCCGCGAATGGTCTGGACGATGCTGCCGATAATGTCGGACTGTTTACTCACGGCATCGATGCTCAGCGCGGCTTCGTTGAGGTCGCGGGAAATATCCTGAATGACCTGCACGGTTTGCTGAACGACCTGGGAACCTTTCTGCGCGCAGGCGTCGTTTTGTACCGAAGTGCTGTGAGCCGATTCAGCAGCCGTTTGCAGGGTGGTGACTTGCCGGGTGATGTCGCTGGCGAACTTGACCACTTTGTACAGCCGTCCTTTAGTATCGAACAACGGATTGTAGGACGCCTCCAGGAAAACCGTGTGACCGTACTTGTCTTGGCGCTCGAAACGGTGCGAGTGATATTCGCCGCGATTAAGTGACGCCCAAAACGCGTTGTACGCCTGGGATTCAGCGTCTGCAGGGTGGCAGAACATGCTGTGGTGTTGGCCCACCACTTCGTTAAGCGAGTAATGCATGGTTTTCAAAAAGTTGTCGTTGGCCGTGATGACGTGACCGTCCGGGGTAAATTCGATCACCGCCATAGAACGCCCGATGGCCGCGAGCATGCTCTCGTTTTCGTGCTCCTGATAAATTCTCTGAGAAATGTCCGACGCCACTTTCACTACGCTTCTGACCTGGCGATCAGGGCCAAATACCGGCATGTAACTGGCTTCGAGCCAAATCTCTTTGCCATTTTTATCCAGCCGTAAAAAAGTGCCACTGATGGGCTCGCCATGGGCCAGGTCACGCCACAACTTGACGTACTCTTCGCTGCGATAGAACGCTTCCTCACAGAAAATGCGGTGATGCTTGCCACGAACTTCCTCGACGCTGTAGCCCATGGTGGCGCAAAAATGCTCGTTGGCACCTAGCACGATGCCATCCGCAGAAAACTCAATCATCGCCATGGAACGGCTGACCGCCGCCAACTTGGCGTTAGCTTCGATCAGCGCACCGTTGAATCGCTCTATCTCCAGCAGGTCTGCCTTGTGATGTAGGTTAAACATGGTTCTATCACCTTCAGCGCGGTCTTTTGATTGATGAAAGCGTCGGGGTGGCTTTCACGACTTTCCACGAAACAGGCACACGAATCCCTCCAAAGGAAGGATGGGTCAGGTGATCGATGATGTTTAATCGGAGAGTCCATGTCGCAACGCTCTTATCAAGACATCCTTCTCTTGATAGCCCGGTGTCGGGCCAACCCTAACTTTTTCAAATCACTCCTTGTACGCAAAAGCTCCTGGTTGCTCAGTATCGGTGCCTTGGGTTGCGCACACTTGAGGCTTTTTTCACCGCGGCCCAGGCACCTTGCGGCGGCGCCTGGCAGCGCATGTTACGGCTGAGCATAGCCAGCGCAATCAGGGACGCAAGGCCACTAGTCGGCCGGTATCGGCGACAATCATGCCTCAGCCGCCAACGCCGCTGATTGATCGGCGAGAACCTCCAGCAATGCCCGCACAGCAGCCGAGGGCGCCTTGTGCGGAGAAACAACCAGGGCGAACTCACGATCGATGCGCGGCGTCACTGGCACGATATGCAGACCTTGGCGATGAATAGGCAAAGTCATCTCCGGCACCAGCGTCACGCCGACATTTTCCCGCACCAGAGTAAACGCACTGCTCCACTCGCGGACCTCGACCCGCACATCCCGCAGTTGCAGACCGGCATCAGCCGCCAGGCTGCGGGCATTGGTCGAACAACCGCCCGTGGCGAGCACAAAGGGTTGCTCTGCCAATTGCGCGAGGGTGATGCCGTCTTCAGCCGAGTGACAGGCCAACGGATGGCCGACGGGCAGCACCGCCATCCAGGTATCGCGCCCCAAACGACCCGCATTGCACTCACGCAATGGGTTCAACACCGTACCGACATCGACGAGCCCGGCCGCAAGCAAGGTTTCCACTTCATCGTCGCTGACTTCCAGAGTGACCACCTCAATGCCGGGGTAGAGTCGATTAAATCGGCCCAACAAGGGTGGTAAAAACGTCGCTAACACCAAGGGGAAACCGGCCAGACGCAGGGTCCCACGCTGGATGTCACGGGCGGCATCAGCCGTGCTGCGGATATTTTTCAGCGCCCCCAGCATGGTTCGCGCCTGTTCAATGACCGGCAAGCCGATGGCGGTGGGCAGCGTCTGGCGATTTTCCCGACTGAACAGCTGAACGCCCAGGGTTTCTTCAATCAGGGCCAAGGCCTGACTAGCGCCCGACTGGGTCATCCCGACCCGCTCGGCTGCCCGGGTGATGTTGCCGGTATCGGCTACCGCCACCACCATTCGCCAATGCGTCAGATTCATCATGGCAGTAGCTATCCTTATGGCCGTGTTCTGAAAGACTAATTTTACGAAGTTCGCCGCGCACTATGACACTGGCGTAAATTCGCAACCAGAGCCCTGCCCATGAAGCTGTATTACGCCCCGCAAGCGTGTTCGCTGGCGCCGCACATTGTGCTGCGCGAACTCGACCTGCCGTTCCAATTGATCCGTGTCGATAACCACACCAAAACTACCGCCACAGGTGATGACTTCCTCACGATTAACCCCAAGGGTTACGTCGCGGCACTGCAACTGGACAACGGCCAGGTGCTGACTGAAGGCCCGGCGATCCTGCAATACCTGGCGGATGTGCGGCCGACGGCGAACCTGGCGCCCGCGAACGGGACGTTTGAACGGGTACGCTTGCAGGAATGGCTGAACTTCGTCTCGACCGAGATTCATGGCGGGCTCGGCTGGCTGTTCAATGCGCAGTTCCCCGACGAGGTAAAAGCCCTCATCAAGGACAAACTGTTCAAACGCTTTGCAGTGTTAAGCCAGACACTGGAGCAGCAGGATTATGTGCTGGTCAGCGGCTTCAGCGTGGTTGATGCCTATCTGTTTACCGTGCTGCGCTGGACATCGGTGTTTGGCATCGACCTCAATCAATGGCCAGCCCTGGCACGGTTTCAGGCAAGGATTGAAACGCGTCCAACGGTGAAAGCGGCGTTGGCGGCAGAGTTGGCGTAGGGCTTTAGATCGATCGCAAGCAGGCTCGCGCCCACGAAAATCATCAGTGTTTGCAGCCGATTTCATGGGGGACTGACCAGCAGCAATCAGGTTGGCCACTCGGTACGAGCCTTCGGGCGTCGGCCCAGGTGTCGATTTCTTTTCGGCGGGCAGCATCGAAGTAATAGGGCATGGCTTTGCCCAGAACGGGAACCTGTCCCCCTCTGTGCAACGGCGCAGGGATTTTTTGCAGATCGTTTAGTTATGTCGTTAGAGCTGAAACCGGAGCCCGAGAACCGGGCTCCGTTGACGCGAAATCAATGACCGAACACATCCACCTTTTTGGCCTTCTTGTCCGCGCGCTTTTCATCGGCGGTTTTTGCCGGTTTTTTCTTCGCAGCTTTCTTTGAATCCATGCCTTTGGCCATGATACGTACTCCACTCATACGGGATGTGAAGTCAGGTATACACCTATCGCGCCGGCCGCGTTCTTTTATAATCCCTCGCTTTACGCATCGACAGTCAGAACCCATGCCCGACACTCAGTACACCCTGCTCGCCGAGCCCTTATGGCCATTGATGAATAAGTTTTACCGTGCCCACCAATCACCGATGAAAGCGGTGCGCGAGGCGCAACTGTGGGTCGCCCGGCGCGGTGAGATCGTCGCCGCCCTGTGTTTGCGCCCGGTGTCCGGTGGGCACTGGCTGACGGGGCTGTTTGTCGCTGCACACTGTCGGCAACAGGGAATCGCCGCGACACTCATCGACAAAGCTGTCACCGGCCTCGACAGCCCGGTCTGGCTCTACTGCCACCCTGATTTGCGCGGCTTTTATGAGCGACAGGGCTTTTGCGCAGACCCACAGATGCCCTACGCCATGGTCGAGCGTCTGAGCCGTTACGCCCGCAGCAAACCGATGATCGCCATGGGCTTGGATCCGTGGGTGAGAGCGTCCCTCGATAAAGTGTGATCGGTGGTCGAAGGCCGCGTGCTAGCCTCGGGGTCGACATCGACTTCGCAAAGGACGCCCCATGAAACCTGCCCTGCTGGCTTTAACACTCACCGCCCTGCTCGTCCCTGCCGTCAGTCAGGCGGCGGACACCGCGCCAGTGTCCGCCGAGCAATACGCAAAGGTACTCGCCGGCACTTGGCGCGCGCCGCAAAACGCCGCGCGCGATGCTTACCGACACCCGCAGCAAACGTTGCAGTTCTTTGGCTTGCGAGCGAATCAGAGTGTGATCGAAATCACGCCGGGCGGTGGCTGGTACAGCGAACTGCTGGCGCCGCTGCTCAAGGATCAGGGCACTTACATTGCCGCCGTGCAGGCACCCTCAGTCAGTGATAACGCACGCAAAAGTTACGCAACGCTGCGGCAGAAATTCGCCGACACCCCCGCCCAATACGCCAAGACCCAGATGGTCGAGTTTGATCCCAAGGCCCCGGTACTGGGAAAGCCGGGCTCGGCGGACACCGTGCTGACTTTTCGCAACGTACACAACTGGGTGCTGGCCGACACCGCACCGCTGATGTTCGAATCGTTTTTCAAGGTATTGAAACCGGGTGGCACGCTCGGCGTGGTAGATCATCGGGCTCGAGATGGCGCCTCACTGGACGAGATCAAACACAGCGGATACCTGACCACCGCGTATGTGGTGAAACTGGCGACGGCAGCGGGGTTCAAGCTTGAGGATCAGAGCGAGATCAACGCCAACCTCAACGACACCAAGGACTATCCCGAAGGCGTGTGGACATTGCCGCCAGCGTTGACGTTAGGAGACAAAGATAGGGCGAAGTATGTAGCGATCGGTGAGTCGGACCGGATGACGTTGCGGTTCGTCAAACCGGCCCAATAAGCCCGTACTTCAGAGGTGGCGAGGCGGATGGAAGGTCAGTCGTCCGCCGCTGGGTCCATGTCCGGGAACATCACTTCAATGAAGCCAAACTTACTGAAATCAGTAATGCGCGACGGGTACAAGCGGCCGATCAGGTGATCGCACTCATGCTGCACCACGCGCGCATGAAACCCCGATGCAATGCGCGTAATCGGCTCACCCTTGGGGTCGAAGCCTTCATACCGAATCTGCTGATAGCGATCCACCGCACCGCGCAAGCCCGGCACCGACAGACAGCCTTCAAACCCCTCTTCCAGAGTTGGGCTCAATGGCGTGATCAGCGGGTTGATCAAAATAGTCTGCGGCACCGCGTCAGCCTCGGGGTAGCGCTCGCTGTGTTCAAAACCGAAAATCACCAGTTGCAGGTCTACACCGATCTGCGGCGCGGCGAGGCCGACGCCGCCCACGCTTTCCATGGTCTGGAACATGTCGTCGATCAGCGCCCACAATTCCGGGCTGTCGAACATTTCGGCCGGCACGGGTGGAGCAATGCGCAGCAGGCGTTCATCGCCCATTTTCAGAATGTCACGAATCATGTTCAGGCTTCGTCAGTGTTCGGGTTGAGCGAGTGATCCCGCCCCAGACCCGAAACATGTTGTTTTTCGTCGTTCTGGCCGGGGACCTTTTCGCCAGGGTCCTTGCCTTCGGTCGACATGTGTTCAATCACCGCGTTCATCTCCGCACCGAGCAGCAGCACGGCGGAGGAGATATAGAAGTAGAGCAACAGCACGATAATCGCGCCGATACTGCCATACATGGCGTTGTAATTGGCGAAGGTCTTGACGTAAAAAGCAAACCCCAAGGACGCAATGATCCACACCACCACCGCCAGCACCGAACCGGGCGTAATGAAGCGAAACTCCTGCCTAACGTCTGGCATGACGTAATAGATCAGCGCCACTGCCATCATCATCAGAATCACGATGACCGGCCAGCGCAGCAGCGTCCAGACGGTAACGATGAAGTCCTCCAGACCGACTTGCGCGGCGATCCAGCCCATCACCTGCGGCCCGAGCACCATCAGCGCGGCGGCGGCGAGCAACATGCCGGCGATGCCCACGGTGTAGAGAATCGACAGCGGGAAACGCTTCCACACCGGGCGGCCCTCGACCACGTCGTAAGCAGCGTTCATCGCACTCATCATCAACCGCACGCCGGCAGAAGCGGTGTACAGGGCAATGACGATACCGACCGAGAGTAAGCCGCCCTTGGATTGCTGAAGCTGATCGATCACCGGGTTGACCTGCTCCAGGGCTTGGGGCGGCAGCACCAGCTCCG is a window of Pseudomonas sp. DC1.2 DNA encoding:
- a CDS encoding LysR family transcriptional regulator, translated to MNFNSDSIELFLAVVERGSFSAAARALGKVPSAVSMGIANLEAELGYLLFDRSHREPVPTAMANALVPHARLIAEQLKQLQVHAVELSLGLESRLSIAVVADIDKRRLMAAIKVIAERHPLLDIEVLSAPQDDVLAMLHSGRVSVCLAFAGLSVNALERFQFVGTERVIATLAADHPLLEGQDLFLEDLVSVRQIIVASRDLPISETRPLVGESYWRTDTLAVAMEMVEAGLGWGNFPLSVVQPLLDAGRLKRLSFRNIENGLLLPVHAVWLKSQPLQKGALAFVGLMSEA
- a CDS encoding glutathione S-transferase, coding for MEHALKILGKASSINVRKVLWTCEELGISYEREDWGSGFASTHSAAFLTLNPNAQVPVIIDDAGVLWESNTICRYLAGKHQNTDLLPNEPAARARVEQWMDWQATELNPTWRYAFPALVRQDPAFQEPALIIAGVRGWNQTMGLLEQQLAITDAYVAGPHFTLADIVVGLSVNRWRMTPMERPPYPAIDDYCQRLAKRPGFMMHACNGVP
- a CDS encoding MFS transporter, whose protein sequence is MPAHVPAATAPATIDPVRAAHISARIDRLPAVATIWRLVALLSIGGFFELYDLFQTAYISPGLIRDGIFATGSQGVFGFSDQAAFASATFLGLFLGASLLSPLADRFGRRAIFTFALIGYTVATVLMGIQSSALGIIGMRLLVGIGLGVELVTIDAYLSELVPKRMRSSAFAFAFFVQFLSVPAVALMSWWLVPQAPFGVSGWRFVVLASAVFALFIWWLRSKLPESPRWLAQRGRLEEASQILDRIEARCVRDQGRPLDEPELAAVGIQGQGRFADIWQPPYRRRALMLIVFHVFQAIGFFGFGNWLPALLSGQGVSVTHSLMYAFIITLAYPLGPLLFVKVANRFENKWQIVGSALGAMTFGTLFAIQTSAFGLIFCGVMITFCNAWLSFAYHAYQSELFPTHLRARAVGFCYSFSRLSTVFSSLLIGIFLEHLGTPGVLAFIASSMLIVMLTIGYFGPKTRNLALENIAHH
- a CDS encoding LacI family DNA-binding transcriptional regulator encodes the protein MIAPKNDKNPRTTGRPTLNEVARLAGVSPITASRALRGVSTVATELVEKVQKAALDLNYVVNPAARALASAQSHSVVVLVPSLSNLLFIDTLEAIHQVLRPKGFEVLIGNFHYSRDEEENLLRNYMAYQPRGLLLTGFDRTESSRRMIEASNIPCVYMMELDSAAGLNCVGFSQLAAGETAAEHLLSRGRKRLAYIGAQLDQRTLLRGEGFRRALQKAGLYDPDLEVLTPRASSVGLGGELFLQLMASHPDVDAIFFGNDDLAQGALLEAMRSAIKIPQQVAILGFNDLPASAHMVPRLSSISTPREAIGRRSAELMLTLLAGNAVAKPVQDMGFELKVREST
- a CDS encoding PACE efflux transporter, with amino-acid sequence MQGVKRKLVYVSLYELIGMTFSALGLALLSGTSPDSTGPLAVIITTLAVTWNFIYTSLFERWESRQPSRTRTVKRRIAHAAGFQLTLIVFLIPLIAWWMNISLVQAFLLDLALIIFIPCYTFAFNWLFDRTFGLPASALPDAV
- a CDS encoding methyl-accepting chemotaxis protein codes for the protein MQVIQDISRDLNEAALSIDAVSKQSDIIGSIVQTIRGIADQTNLLALNAAIEAARAGEHGRGFAVVADEVRTLAARTSQATLEIVDVVRKNHDLSLSAVSSMQSSLSRTGLGVELANEAGEVILEIQQGSRHVVDAINQFNSTLQLN
- a CDS encoding GntP family permease, encoding MFGMSHDTFLLLDAVVTVIGLIVLITKFKLHPFIALIIAAGFLGLTSGMPVGTILKAFQDGFGGVLGFVGIILALGTMLGKMMAESGGADQIAQTLIRAFGKERVQWAMMFAAFLVGIPLFFEIGFVLLIPLVFIVARRTGVSIIKIGIPLLAGLSAVHGLVPPHPGPLLAIGVFGADIGKTILYGLIVALPTAIIAGPIYGTFISKYIPGHANQDLVDQLAREPASANLPSFAITLITVLLPVFLMLLKTFADVALPDGHFFRSWMDLIGHPISALLLALLLSLYTFGHRQGIGSKQILKLLDASLAPTAAIILIIGAGGGFKQMLVTSGVGDVIGHMAVNAQISPILLAWLVAAVIRVATGSATVATITGAGIVVPVVGMIPGVNRELLVLATGAGSLVLSHVNDAGFWLVKQYFNMTVAETFKTWTAMETILSVVALGFILLLSLVV
- a CDS encoding gluconokinase, producing MNHPITALVIMGVAGCGKTCVSQALCQLSGATAIEGDTFHPAANIEKMSAGIPLNDEDRAGWLDSLCDELRRVDAKGERPVLTCSALKHSYREVLRSALPGLGFVFLALTPEVAADRVSHRPGHFMPSTLIDSQFATLESPVGEPLTLALDASTHSVEQLAEQANAWWLEHGLNRPV